The Coregonus clupeaformis isolate EN_2021a chromosome 26, ASM2061545v1, whole genome shotgun sequence genome window below encodes:
- the zgc:113274 gene encoding uncharacterized protein zgc:113274, whose amino-acid sequence MAKLQSLSVFVNTRLTVAAVEIMGAVEKVLAEYQEEISRSKEENDRLRRLLRITPEIKLCRTDSLQFSLTVSEEEVNPVQQHCDQEEWKSSLGTDDPEPIQIKEEEVGTTQVAGHLQGMEADIIEFIFTPPCVKSDCGQEDPLLSLPQTETVEKRERDSKPLDLKPFGTVTHLNITSDPPDNQDNVSSHSSAVSSDPVGFDINPPLDPNSTLRKPGTKASTTYKKTHILPMPRVRVRTTDRGLFHPETFERASQDVLVGGQSVRSAAKAHGVCHVTLFRYCRRKKDSANARLPAYRAHNRVFSQEQENNLKEYLLRAADIYFGLSHKEVRRLAYQLAQHYRCKYPETWATKEMAGKDWFTSFLKRHPGLSIRQPQATSLLRGTSFNATNVSQFFNNLSTILGRHHFEAKDVWNMDETSTATDQVPDKIIANRERKQVGPTTSAERGTLVTTALAVNAGSKCLRPPEEIHQQCH is encoded by the exons ATGGCTAAATTACAGTCTTTGAGTGTGTTTGTTAATACGCGTTTAACAGTGGCTGCCGTAGAGATTATGGGGGCTGTAGAGAAAGTGTTAGCGGAGTACCAGGAGGAGATTTCCAGATCTAAAGAGGAGAATGACAGGCTACGCAGACTGCTGCGGATCACACCGGAGATAAAACTATGTAGAACAGACTCCCTCCAGTTCTCTCTTACCGTCTCCGAGGAGGAGGTTAACCCTGTGCAGCAGCACTGTGACCAGGAGGAATGGAAGTCCAGTCTGGGGACGGATGACCCAGAGCCCATACAGATTAAAGAGGAGGAAGTCGGGACCACTCAGGTGGCAGGGCATCTTCAAGGGATGGAGGCTGACATCATAGAGTTCATATTCACTCCTCCCTGTGTGAAAAGTGATTGTGGTCAGGAGGACCCACTTTTGAGTCTTCCCCAAACCGAGACTGTGGAAAAGAGAGAGCGTGACTCTAAACCATTGGATCTCAAACCTTTTGGCACTGTGACCCACCTCAACATTACCAGTGACCCTCCAGATAATCAAGACAATGTCTCCAGCCACAGCTCAGCTGTAAGCAGCGATCCAGTAGGATTTGACATAAACCCTCCATTGGATCCCAACTCAACATTAAGGAAACCCGGTACTAAAGCCAGCACCACGTATAAAAAAACTCATATACTCCCCATGCCCAGAGTTAGGGTCAGAACCACAGACAGAGGTCTGTTTCATCCAGAGACATTTGAGAGAGCCTCCCAAGATGTGCTGGTAGGGGGCCAGTCAGTCAGGAGTGCAGCGAAAGCACATGGTGTATGCCATGTTACTTTGTTTAGGTACTGTCGGAGGAAAAAGGATAGCGCCAATGCCCGACTGCCAGCATACAGAGCCCACAACAGAGTGTTTAGTCAGGAGCAGGAGAATAATCTGAAGGAGTATCTGTTGAGGGCTGCAGATATATACTTTGGATTGAGTCATAAAGAG GTGCGGAGACTTGCATACCAGCTTGCCCAACACTACCGCTGCAAGTACCCTGAGACCTGGGCCACCAAGGAGATGGCAGGGAAAGACTGGTTCACCTCCTTCCTCAAAAGGCACCCCGGCCTCTCCATCCGACAGCCTCAAGCCACCAGTCTATTGAGGGGGACAAGTTTCAATGCAACGAACGTGTCTCAGTTCTTCAACAACCTTTCTACTATTCTGGGCCGCCACCACTTTGAGGCCAAAGATGTGTGGAACATGGATGAGACCAGCACCGCAACAGACCAAGTGCCGGACAAAATCATTGCcaacagagagaggaagcaggTCGGACCAACGACATCTGCAGAGAGAGGAACATTGGTTACTACGGCACTAGCGGTCAATGCTGGATCGAAGTGTTTACGGCCCCCAGAGGAGATACATCAACAGTGCCATTGA